From the genome of Eublepharis macularius isolate TG4126 chromosome 12, MPM_Emac_v1.0, whole genome shotgun sequence, one region includes:
- the LOC129338548 gene encoding butyrophilin-like protein 2 isoform X3, giving the protein MDLKQCVILGFFCVVILVSISLSEHFELSSSPSANGTVGQNVILPCQISLGRQPQNMEVQWQKIGDGNVIIYQFKAPSGPETFGQGYKSRIVLAKEGLPTGNVSLQLKNVQVTDEGIYRCIVKSTGWSDNTLTVLHVAGMGMVSIGILGPEGEGIKLTCRSSGWFPHPELQWLIKDNQSHPFELKQDHDQSFSVFSSITVLRGTTEVTCLVHVRSHLQMKQKSTMFLSQKRKYSMKRCFEEEEKFIQASQKETLESENLDLHRRLERARTEFGDAV; this is encoded by the exons ATGGATCTCAAGCAATGTGTCATTCTTGGTTTCTTCTGTGTTGTTATCCTGGTATCAATCTCTTTATCAG AACACTTTGAACTGAGCTCTTCTCCATCTGCCAATGGTACTGTGGGTCAGAATGTGATACTGCCATGCCAGATCTCTCTTGGGAGACAGCCACAGAATATGGAAGTTCAGTGGCAAAAAATTGGTGATGGTAACGTTATCATCTACCAGTTCAAAGCTCCCTCTGGCCCGGAAACATTTGGGCAAGGCTACAAGTCCCGGATAGTACTGGCCAAGGAGGGGCTGCCCACAGGAAATGTGTCTTTGCAGCTAAAGAATGTGCAAGTTACTGATGAAGGAATCTACAGGTGCATTGTCAAATCTACTGGCTGGAGTGATAACACACTAACAGTTCTTCATGTTGCAG GCATGGGGATGGTGTCAATTGGTATTTTGGGTCCAGAAGGTGAGGGAATCAAGCTGACTTGCAGATCTTCAGGATGGTTCCCCCATCCTGAACTACAATGGCTTATAAAGGACAATCAGAGCCATCCATTTGAACTTAAGCAGGATCATGACCAGTCGTTCAGTGTTTTCAGCTCCATCACAGTCTTAAGAGGCACAACAGAAGTCACCTGTTTAGTCCATGTGAGAAGTCATTTGCAGATGAAACAGAAATCCACCATGTTCCTTTCAC AAAAGCGGAAGTATTCCATGAAAAGGTGCTTTGAAGAGGAGGAAAAATTTATTCAAG cCTCTCAGAAGGAGACCTTGGAATCAG AAAATCTGGACCTGCATAGAAGGCTTG